A portion of the Bacteroides faecium genome contains these proteins:
- a CDS encoding C10 family peptidase: MKRILFVLCSLLPGLLFADNVTVGQAQSLAVNFFKTSAQTRGASPRLQLVWNGEESGTRTSGEPAFYVFDRTDQEGFVIVSGEDVTLPVLAYSFENKFKAEDMPVNLKEWLAELRRQINDVRKKNVTTSAKTAQYWTNVSASIGTVEKKLATAKWDQVNPYNKYCPYINSQRAVTGCVATALAIVMRYHQWPDKGIGTLSDYSYEYRNVKRTQAGHSLGHTYNWNNMPLTSYKNNWTIQEQNDVAQLIFDCGVMSKAMYTAQETGAPTREAVLGLLTYMGYGKGAKLLRREWYSDTEWIRMLKQEITTNGPVFYAGYTSDNAGHQFVLDGYTSNEYFSVNWGWSGSCDGYYLISALNPTTPGTGGGYEFNYYQSAVFDLKKEDGNSRYENLLVLGAGTSSSSDGTQYNGLATTETNFQPGKNFTVSVCYCYNMGFNVFNGEGVLSLVDKNGVWKEDISSGTLPFENLDANYGRGWSRIPCRITQPLAAGDRIWLRYRSTDPDSPSDWQRMLAYERVVSEIIVKEPGIDEVTSLSYNKKDKIILLKTISEVAYKLTLGAAQKLSGKTTDAKPEIRIDTSALAAGTYKLTLEKGTDKKELNFVIGNQK, translated from the coding sequence ATGAAGCGAATCTTATTTGTTTTATGTAGTCTTTTACCGGGACTGCTTTTTGCGGATAATGTAACGGTAGGGCAAGCGCAGTCTTTGGCTGTTAACTTTTTCAAGACGAGTGCGCAGACACGTGGTGCTTCTCCTCGGTTACAATTGGTCTGGAATGGTGAAGAGTCGGGTACGAGGACTTCCGGAGAACCGGCTTTTTATGTATTTGACCGCACCGATCAGGAAGGTTTTGTTATCGTATCAGGTGAAGATGTCACTTTGCCCGTATTGGCGTATTCTTTTGAGAATAAGTTTAAGGCAGAAGATATGCCCGTCAATTTGAAGGAATGGCTGGCAGAATTGCGCAGGCAAATAAACGATGTGAGGAAGAAGAATGTAACCACTTCGGCTAAGACCGCTCAATATTGGACGAATGTTTCTGCCAGTATTGGTACTGTGGAGAAGAAACTGGCGACAGCCAAATGGGATCAAGTTAATCCTTATAATAAATACTGTCCATACATTAATTCACAAAGGGCAGTGACTGGTTGTGTAGCTACTGCTTTGGCTATTGTTATGAGATATCACCAATGGCCGGATAAGGGAATAGGCACTTTATCTGATTATAGTTATGAATATAGGAACGTAAAACGGACACAAGCCGGGCATTCATTGGGACATACATACAATTGGAATAATATGCCGCTTACATCATATAAAAACAATTGGACTATACAAGAACAGAATGACGTAGCACAATTGATTTTTGATTGTGGAGTAATGTCTAAAGCGATGTATACTGCTCAAGAAACTGGTGCTCCTACGAGAGAAGCTGTGCTGGGTTTGCTTACTTATATGGGATATGGAAAAGGAGCTAAGCTTTTGCGACGGGAATGGTACTCGGATACGGAATGGATTCGTATGTTAAAACAGGAAATAACGACAAATGGTCCCGTGTTTTATGCAGGATATACATCTGATAATGCAGGACATCAGTTTGTTTTGGACGGATATACAAGTAATGAATATTTTAGTGTAAACTGGGGATGGAGCGGCTCTTGTGACGGGTATTATTTAATTTCTGCTTTGAATCCCACCACGCCGGGAACCGGAGGAGGATATGAATTCAATTATTATCAATCAGCCGTGTTTGATCTAAAGAAAGAGGATGGTAACTCCCGATATGAGAATCTTTTAGTACTTGGTGCCGGTACTTCTTCTTCTTCGGATGGAACACAATATAATGGTTTGGCTACGACAGAAACCAACTTTCAGCCGGGTAAGAATTTCACTGTATCTGTATGCTATTGCTATAATATGGGATTTAATGTTTTTAATGGTGAAGGAGTTCTTTCGTTGGTAGATAAGAATGGTGTTTGGAAGGAAGATATTAGTAGTGGCACACTTCCTTTCGAAAATTTAGATGCTAATTATGGCAGGGGTTGGTCACGCATTCCTTGTCGCATAACTCAACCGTTGGCAGCCGGAGATCGTATTTGGTTACGTTATCGAAGTACCGATCCTGATTCTCCTTCCGATTGGCAAAGAATGTTAGCTTATGAAAGAGTTGTGTCCGAAATCATAGTCAAGGAACCGGGAATTGATGAAGTAACCTCTTTGTCTTATAACAAAAAGGATAAAATAATTCTGTTGAAGACGATATCGGAGGTAGCTTATAAACTTACATTGGGTGCGGCGCAAAAATTATCAGGAAAGACAACTGATGCCAAGCCGGAAATACGAATTGATACAAGTGCGTTGGCTGCTGGAACCTATAAGTTGACTCTGGAAAAAGGGACTGATAAGAAAGAATTGAATTTTGTAATTGGAAACCAAAAATAA
- a CDS encoding fimbrillin family protein, producing the protein MNRMTAIQRYFLLVLVCAVVVACKDDDKEYVEEPATEVTFTTTVQTRAVTNVVTKLDDGDAMNVFMAEETADESLQQARNYKAVCQGGVWKGVPAIEFGSSAKGYLYAVYPYQETSAKMNAVPVDITSQTDYLYSGNGVAVSRNNPKVVLTMKHALAALAFNIKNDNYAGEGKLEQISISGKPVCKSGTLDVSSGAVKGTVSAKYEYACNVNIQQNGWEENIPEFFCIPFVSSGSDVTVTFKIDGEDYPCQLPKYGVAGGMKYIFYLSLTEGKLTLFPEQTKQISLNVDSDSMSIPNYSLLKIVHDNALFILPSFKGEGIVGTILWGDGKSEEYGATSEHSYENGQSHTVTVETWGTEEVSLSSLVGISEIDLSDF; encoded by the coding sequence ATGAATAGAATGACTGCTATACAAAGATATTTCTTACTTGTTCTCGTCTGCGCTGTTGTAGTCGCATGCAAGGATGACGACAAGGAGTATGTGGAAGAGCCTGCAACGGAAGTGACTTTTACTACAACAGTGCAAACACGTGCCGTTACTAATGTAGTTACGAAATTGGATGATGGCGATGCAATGAATGTATTTATGGCAGAGGAAACTGCGGATGAGTCTCTGCAACAGGCAAGAAACTATAAGGCTGTTTGCCAAGGCGGAGTGTGGAAAGGAGTACCTGCCATAGAGTTTGGTAGTAGCGCAAAAGGCTATCTTTATGCTGTTTATCCCTATCAGGAGACGTCTGCGAAGATGAATGCTGTTCCGGTTGACATAACGAGTCAAACGGATTATCTTTACTCTGGTAACGGGGTTGCTGTCAGTCGCAATAACCCGAAAGTGGTTTTGACGATGAAACATGCTTTGGCTGCATTGGCTTTTAATATCAAAAATGATAATTATGCGGGAGAAGGTAAATTGGAACAGATCAGTATCAGTGGAAAACCGGTTTGTAAGTCAGGTACATTGGATGTGTCTTCGGGTGCTGTTAAGGGAACTGTTTCCGCAAAGTATGAGTATGCTTGCAATGTAAATATTCAGCAGAATGGATGGGAAGAAAATATTCCTGAGTTTTTCTGTATTCCTTTTGTCTCTTCCGGTTCGGATGTAACGGTTACTTTCAAAATTGATGGTGAAGATTACCCCTGCCAACTTCCGAAATATGGTGTTGCCGGCGGGATGAAGTATATCTTTTACCTGTCATTGACTGAAGGTAAATTGACCTTATTCCCGGAACAAACAAAGCAAATCTCCTTGAATGTTGACAGCGATTCTATGTCAATTCCCAATTATAGCTTGTTGAAAATAGTGCATGACAATGCCCTTTTTATCTTGCCTTCCTTTAAAGGAGAGGGAATTGTAGGAACAATACTTTGGGGAGACGGAAAGAGTGAAGAATATGGCGCGACATCTGAACATTCATACGAAAATGGACAGAGCCATACTGTAACTGTAGAGACTTGGGGAACTGAAGAAGTCTCATTGTCCAGTTTGGTTGGTATCTCTGAAATAGATTTATCCGATTTTTAA